CTTTTGTCGTACGTTTTCTTTGTATGGGGTATGTATTGTGCGTATTCAGCTTTCACAACATTTGTATAACAAACTCAGCCAGTCGGACCTACGTTCCGGTGTTTGTTTTTGTGCTGGTCGCTACGCTTGCACAAAATCAATCACCTCCACTTCGGCCGCTGCTGCAGGGCGTTATATGGCTCTGCCATTAATTTTGTGATTATTTTTAGTTTTTTTACTTCGTAGGTAAGTTTATTTGGTTTGTGGAGTAATTTTAGTTTGTAGGTTTAGGTGGTTCGGTAATCTAAATTGGCTATCTAGCATTGAGCACCGCTGAGTATTCTGCAAGTCTGAATGTAATAAAATAGCGAGTGGTTTGTCTTGGCATCTTGTTCGTTTGAGAGTGTCGTGGTAGTTTTAGCTATCGCAAATATGGAGTCCGTAGCAGGGAGTCGCTATCAAGTTTTCCCCGTTCGTTCTTCATGTTTTAAACTAAAATGGAAGTGAGTGTGTAGGGTGGTTTTCTATCGCCAGTCGTCGGCAAAGGCTTCACTCGCGTTTCGCAACGTAGTGTTGTTCCGTGAAGTAGATCGCCCACATAACAAGAAGCTGCACCTGACATTTTTTGCTGCGCTCAATTGTGTATGTCGCGTAGCTCCATTTTACACAATTGCTCTCCGCAAAAACTGCAGGTGAGCTTGGCGTTATACGGAAACAAGTATGAAGCACATTATTTTTTCAATTTTTATGTTGTCGGGCATGGTCGTTGGTGCCGAGATAGAATCCCCTCCACCAGTGAATCTTTTACTTTTGCCAGAATCGAAGGTTTATGAAGGGCAGCCGACTACTGGGCATCATAGAAGCAAGAAATATTGTTACAACGTAGGTGGCGTTTTTGTGGTTTTTTCTGAAAATGTTGTGGGAGAAGGGTATTCTTTCCATTCTATATCGCCGGAGTTAAATTGTAGGACCGCATCGAGTAAAGTAAGTACAAGTAACTCCATGGGGTTGCGTATAGGGCTAAATGTAGCTAAAGCATCTTCCTTGCTGGGAGTAGAGCTGAATGAGGGGAAAAATGAGATCGTTTGGCTCTATCAGAGGCCAATAAACAATCAGGCTTTCTATGATCAAACTATATTGGAAGTATCGGTTGAGAAAGGCGCAATTATTGATCTCTCAGTTTTTAATACAATAACGAATTAAGCGTATAACAAACTCAGCCAGCGGGACCTACGTTCCGGTGTTTGTTTTTGTGCTGGTCGCTACGCTTGCACAAACCCAATCACCTCCACTACGGCCGCTGCTGCAGGGCGTTATATTTGTTCAGGTATTAAAGGTGAAAAAAATAATATTATGTGTTCTGCTTTTCAGTCCACTCGCTTTTAGTGACTGGAAAGAAGGCTTTAATAAGAAAGTATTTATTACCGGTGAAAATGGTTGTTTTGTTTCGATACAAGGAGAGGTGGGTCCCTTAATTCCGTTCTATGCCGCCGCATACAACCAGAAAGGTTTCAATACCGAGAAAATAGAGAAAGGTATTCGTTCAGCCGTATCGCGAAGTTGTGATATTAACGCTGTCGATAAGGCTGGGATATCTGCATTAATCGCCGGAGTGCTATTTAATCAGCCGGACTTGGTGAGACTTGTTATTGGCTTAGGAGCAAATCCTAGAACTGCGGTGGAGAGACCTTCCAAGTTTGCAGGTTTAGATTCACTAGGAGTAATAGGCCAGTTAAAACGAAAGAATATTGACCGCCGAGATGTGGAAAGTATTATTCGGGGGAAAATATAACCAGGCTATCAAGCAGACCTCCATTACGGCTGCTTATAGCAGCGTTAGCTATCCATGGACGAAATTATGAAGTCAATTGAAGAAACATATATAGAGTTAGAGAAACATTTAAGAGAAGCTTCCGTTGCAGAAATAGGCGGTTTTCGTCCGCCAGAAGACAAATTGACTTCCTGGTTCGGAGGCCCTGGTTTTGGGTTGGATGGTGAAACACTACCTACTTACAATGGTGGGGATATGTTTTGCTTGCTCCAGGTTAAGGTATCAGAATTGCCTGTTATTCCTCCAGAATTAGAAGGAACAGAATTTCTTATCGTATTTACAAATCGTGAAGAATTCCCTTTTGACAAAAAACATGGTGATGGCTGGGAAATCAGAGAATACTCTTCTTTAGAGGAGCTAAAAATGTTTCCCAAATCAAGCGAGAAGGAGGTCGTCAAGGCCTTTCCCATAAGATGGAAGAAAGTTATGGATGACTCACCTGATTGGGAAAATTCATGGGACCTAGTTGATATGACTCCTATCAATGAAGCCGATGATGAAAGATTTTTCTATGAATATAATCGTTATTCAGGTACAAAATTTGGAGGGTTTCCAAATTGCATTCAGCATGGTCATGATTTAGAAGGTTTTGTGTTTCAAATAGGTAGTGAAGAAAAACCCAACTGGATGTGGGCTGATAATGGAATTGCATATTTTAATAAAACTGATGCGGGTGAATGGGCGTTTAATTGTCAGTTCTATTAATATTAGCTAACAAGCGCATCAAGGCTCGCCACTTCGTGGCTGGACCTCCACTGCGTTGATTGTTTTGTGGTTTAACGCTTACGCTACCACAAAACAATCAACTACGTTACGGCCCCTTATGCGGGCGTTCAGGCTGTAGAAAAATAGATCTCTTTCGGGATCTAGGCCGATTTTCATAGTAAAATGTCACTTCAGCAGTTTACTGAGGCGGATATGGCCAACTTCATCGATACAAATATAAATCAAACCGTTTTTCTGGATATCAATTTCCTTGACCAGCTCGGTACAGATAATTTTGATTTCTATATGTATACTCTTCTGAATACAGACAAAATTATTGATGGTTTCCTCAGTCGATATAAAAATAGTAATGTTGGCCGCAAGGCCTACCCTCCTGAGCTTCTCCTTCGCGTTATCTTTAGTGCCTATTATCGAGGAATCACCTCCAGTCGAGTGATTGCTAAGCTATGCACAACTGATTTGACCTTCATGGCCCTGGCTGTTGGTACCACGCCACACTTTACAACTATTGCAAATTTCGTCTCAGGTAACTGTGAGGCAATTAAGGAGTTGTTTCACAAGATTCTACTCATTTGCGATGAGAGTGGTTTAATTGGTAAGGAGCATTTTGCTATTGACGGATGTAAGCTTCCTACCGATGCTTCCAAGCAATGGAGTGGAACCCATCCTGAGCTGGAAAAGAAGTCCACCAAGATGCGTGCTAGAGCCGAAAGAATCGTGGATAAGCACCTGGAATCGGACTCTACAAAGAGTGATCAAAGCGGCCATTATAAAAAGGATATGCAAACTGTAGAAACCTTGCTAAAGGCAGCCGATAAAATTGATGGTTTTCTGGCTGAGAATGAACCTCGTATAGGGCATTCAAAAAGTAAGAAAGAGGTACAGAGTAACATCACGGATAATGAGTCGTGTATAATGACCACTAGTAAAGGCACAATTCAAGGAATGGCTTGTGTGACTGCTGCGGACGAGAAGCATCAGATTATTATTGAAGCAAGAGCCTTTGGTGTCGGTCAAGAACAGATTACGTTGAAACCGATGGTCGAGAGTATTAAAGACAAATTTGAAGAAGATGTATTTTCCGCTGGATGTGTATTAACAGCTGATACAGGATATTGTAGTGAAGGTAACCTACAGTTTTTACACGATGAGAATATTAAATCTGTCATACCAGACAATCAATTTAGAATGAGAGACCCGGTTTATTCCGACTCAGAAACGTTTAAAGCGCACAAGAAAAAACGGCAGGAAACCAGAACAGATAACAAAAAAACAAGAGACGTCTTTCCGGGTAGCGAGTTTGTAATTGATTTTGTTAAGAAGGAAGCTGTGTGTCCTAATGGTAAAGAGATGATCTATTTGGGTGATGATTTCGAAACTAAAAGTGGACCCCACATTCGATTCCGAGGTTATTTGAAAGACTGCCGAGAATGCCCATTGCAAGAGCAATGTATGCAGAAAGAAGTCAAAAGTTAGGGGCGACAAATATCAGTTTTAATCGAATCGAAAAGAAGAGTGACACAGTTAGATAAAATGAAAAAGATCATCGATAGTGATGATGGTAAAAAAATGTATAGCAAGCGAATGTATACAATCGAACCGGTATTTGGAAATATTTGTAGCAACAAAGGTTTAGACAAATTGAGCTTGCGAGGGGAAAGCAAGGTGACGGCGCAATGGCAGTTGTATTGTATGGTACATAATGCCGAGAAGTTATGGAGGTATGCCTCATAGAGGGGTAGAAAGGGCCAAATGGCGCCCTATATGGCAATGTTCGATCATTTGTCGATCAGGCAATGTAAAGATTAGCTAGATTCATAATTGTGGTCATATAATGAACGCCTCAGAAAACAATTCAGAGGCGCAAAAAAGTGACGGTCAAACCCGAAATTTTCTACAGCCTCGTTAGAAAATAATTACCTGGAGATATTAAACGTATGTATAAAATTGTTGGAATTGTAGTCTTGTTGGTTGTTGGCTATCTTTTGTTTTTTCGGGAGTCATTACCAGAAGTAATATACTTTAACGGAAATGAATACGGTTCAAGACAGCTTGACCGCTCAAATGATAGCAATAGCAAGATATATAAATACTTCAGCCGCAGTGTTTCAAATAATGACTATATATCCGTTTTATATCCTGATTCAGGTACTGGCAGTCCGAGTGAGTGGTCAAACATGTTTGCTAAGCATTTTGAAAGGCAGGGGTTCATATTTTCTGATAATGGTGTAAATAAGATTGGAGTTAATAAAACTGTAAAGATATACATGCTGCCGTCCTCCGAGAAGAATGTCGTATTTATGTATGTGTTGGAGAATATTGAAAATTCAAAACACTTAGATGAATCGAAAGTTTTCGATCATTTAGAGGCTGTCCTCTTAGACTAACGCATTTTTTTGTTCGGGTGAGTAGGGCGCTTTCTAACAAGGCCATGCAGCATCAGCCACTGCGTGGCTTGGACAGCCTAGCCGTCGCTCGCTTTGTGCATGGCTACGCCATCTTTACACAAAACAATCAACAACTAGTCTGCCGCTGATGGCGGCGTTCAGGCTGTAGAAAAATAGATCTCCTTCGGGATTTAGGCCGACTTTCATAGTAAAATGTCACTTCAGCAGTTTACTGAGGCGGATATGGCCAACTTCATCGATACAAATATAAATCAAACCGTTTTTCTGGATATCAATTTCCTTGACCAGCACGGTACAGATAATTTTGATTTCTATATGTATACTCTTCTGAATACAGACAAAATTATTGATGATTTCCTCAGTCGATATAAAAATAGTAATGTTGGCCGCAAGGCCTACCCTCCTGAGCTTCTCCTTCGCGTTGATGACGGAGCAATGCGAGACTGCGCCGTGCCTTTTACGCCTAAATAACATTCGGTAGAGATTGAACTCGTGTAATGAAAAATCAGGAATGAATTTTCTTGAGGCGAGTGAGAAGCTCTGGGTTACAAAAAAAGGTACCACGGCTTAATCGTGGTGCACTCAATTCTGGAACCCGGGTATGTAAATAGTAAGCGCCCGTTAACCCGGGTAATACCCAGCCAACAATCATCAGCTCATAATGGCCCCCCCTAACCAAGGAGTCCATTATGGAAAAACAAACGTAAGCGCCCATTAACCCGGGTAATACCCAGCCAACAATCATCAGCTCATAATGGCCCCCCCTAACCAAGGAGTCCATTATGGAAAAACAAACGCGTACCCCCCCAATTGACTGGCGGGTCGAACTCAAAGCATGGCGAGAATCTGGTTTACCACTTTCTCAATTTTGCCGAGAGCAAGGCTTGGTCGCTCACCAGCTGTCATACTACAAACGCAAGTATGAACCCCAAGCACTTAGCCCAGATGCGCAATCAACAGGCTTTAGCCAAGTTAGTGTTTTGAGCACCAATGCCATCGGCGCTGAATGTTTAAGTTTACGCCTGGCCAGCGGACATACAATCGAAGGGATAAGCACACAAACCTTACCGCTAGTGAGCGCATTAATGTGCACGCTACAATGAACGAAGTAATGCGACCCTCGCGGTCGCTACCCGTTATCTACCTTTATCGAAAGCCTGTAGACTTCAGGAAATCGTTTAATGGACTCAGTGCCATTGTTGAGCGGGAGCTGGGGC
The Teredinibacter franksiae DNA segment above includes these coding regions:
- the tnpA gene encoding IS66 family insertion sequence element accessory protein TnpA: MEKQTRTPPIDWRVELKAWRESGLPLSQFCREQGLVAHQLSYYKRKYEPQALSPDAQSTGFSQVSVLSTNAIGAECLSLRLASGHTIEGISTQTLPLVSALMCTLQ
- a CDS encoding DUF1963 domain-containing protein gives rise to the protein MKSIEETYIELEKHLREASVAEIGGFRPPEDKLTSWFGGPGFGLDGETLPTYNGGDMFCLLQVKVSELPVIPPELEGTEFLIVFTNREEFPFDKKHGDGWEIREYSSLEELKMFPKSSEKEVVKAFPIRWKKVMDDSPDWENSWDLVDMTPINEADDERFFYEYNRYSGTKFGGFPNCIQHGHDLEGFVFQIGSEEKPNWMWADNGIAYFNKTDAGEWAFNCQFY